Proteins found in one Sorghum bicolor cultivar BTx623 chromosome 1, Sorghum_bicolor_NCBIv3, whole genome shotgun sequence genomic segment:
- the LOC110431928 gene encoding TOM1-like protein 2, giving the protein MGDNLMDKVNALGERLKIGSAEVSRKMSVGVSNMSFKMKEFFQGQNMADKIVDEATLETMDTPDWATNLEICDMVNTDRVNSIEVIRAVKRRIMLKNPRVQYLSLVLLETIVKNCDKAFSEIAAERVLDEMVKLIDDPQTIVNNRNKALMLIEAWGESGDDLRYLPVYEETYKSLRSRGIRFPGRDDESLAPIFTPPRSVPAAEPYSEVAQEGYQEIPDENFAPAPTRTSPAVQVNEAFEVARNSVELLCTVLSSSPQKEVLQDELATTLVQQCQQCQYTIQRIIETAGDNEAQLFEALSIHEELQKVLSKYEKLKEPVCVELEPEPAMIPVTVEPEESPRTVSKEDAHVRKPGGSGDQSSRDDLLQDLDDMIFGKKGATSSHQDTTPRKDNKDDFISF; this is encoded by the exons ATGGGCGACAATCTGATGGATAAAGTCAACGCCCTTGGTGAGCGGCTCAAGATAGGCAGTGCAGAAGTTAGCCGCAAGATGTCAGTTGGCGTCAGCAACATGAGTTTCAAGATGAAGGAGTTCTTCCAGGGCCAGAACATGGCGGACAAGATTGTTGATGAAGCCACGTTGGAGACCATGGACACCCCTGATTGGGCTACCAACCTTGAGATATGCGACATGGTGAACACTGACAGGGTCAACAGCATTGAAGTCATCCGGGCCGTCAAGAGAAGAATTATGTTGAAGAATCCACGCGTGCAGTATCTATCTCTCGTCCTGCTTGAGACCATTGTTAAGAACTGCGACAAGGCTTTCTCTGAGATTGCTGCTGAGCGGGTGCTGGATGAGATGGTCAAGCTGATTGATGATCCACAGACTATAGTTAACAACAGAAACAAGGCTCTTATGCTTATTGAAGCATGGGGAGAATCTGGAGATGACCTCCGCTACCTTCCAGTGTATGAAGAAACGTACAAG agcTTAAGATCTAGAGGAATTCGCTTTCCTGGGCGTGATGATGAGAGCCTAGCACCAATATTTACTCCTCCCCGTTCAGTACCTGCGGCTGAACCATATTCTGAGGTAGCACAAGAAGGATATCAGGAAATTCCAGATGAGAATTTTGCTCCTGCTCCAACTCGCACTTCCCCTGCTGTGCAAGTAAATGAGGCTTTTGAGGTGGCTCGTAATAGTGTCGAGCTTCTTTGCACAGTGTTATCTTCCTCTCCTCAAAAAGAGGTTTTACAG GATGAATTGGCAACCACTCTCGTTCAACAATGCCAACAATGTCAGTACACGATCCAGAGGATCATCGAGACGGCTGGTGATAATGAGGCTCAACTTTTTGAGGCATTGAGCATTCACGAGGAACTGCAGAAGGTCCTGTCCAAGTATGAAAAGCTCAAGGAGCCTGTCTGTGTTGAGCTAGAGCCCGAGCCAGCGATGATTCCAGTTACCGTGGAGCCCGAGGAATCCCCCCGCACTGTGAGCAAAGAAGACGCCCATGTAAGGAAACCAGGAGGTTCTGGAGATCAGTCCAGTCGGGATGACCTGCTGCAGGATCTAGATGACATGATATTTGGTAAGAAAGGTGCTACATCCTCTCATCAGGACACAACTCCCAGAAAGGATAACAAGGACGATTTCATCAGCTTCTAA
- the LOC8055128 gene encoding cellulose synthase-like protein D1, giving the protein MASKGILKNSGSSRMPPSQSAGKPPTAPTSAPTVVFGRRTDSGRFISYSRDDLDSEISSVDFQDYHVHIPMTPDNQPMDDDDGGGGGTARAEERYVSGSLFTGGFNSVTRAHVMDNKTDDDAAAAGGRRGKGPSACMVEGCDARAMRDARGDDVLPCECDFRICVDCFTDAVKAGGGACPGCKEPYKNTEWEDLAAGGAAETTRALSLPRGPAGANGHHKMDRRLSLVKQTNVNQSGEFDHNRWLFETKGTYGYGNAIWPQDGTEDDTDGGAPAGPGHPKELLTKPWRPLTRKLRIPAAVISPYRLLVLIRLVALAFFLMWRIKHQNEDAIWLWGMSIVCELWFAFSWVLDQLPKLCPINRATDLSVLKEKFEMPTPNNPTGKSDLPGIDIFVSTADPEKEPVLVTANTILSILAADYPVEKLACYLSDDGGALLTFEAMAEAASFANLWVPFCRKHDIEPRNPDSYFNLKRDPFKNKVKPDFVKDRRRIKREYDEFKVRVNGLPDAIRRRSDAYHAREEIQAMNLQREKLKGGGDEPFEPVKIPKATWMADGTHWPGTWLQPSQDHARGDHAGIIQVMLKPPSDMPMYGNINEKTPLDFAGVDTRLPMLVYVSREKRPGYDHNKKAGAMNALVRASAIMSNGPFILNLDCDHYIYNSKALREGMCFMMDRGGDRLCYVQFPQRFEGIDPSDRYANHNTVFFDVNMRALDGLQGPVYVGTGCLFRRIALYGFDPPRSKDHSPGFCSCCLPRRRKASASNANPEETMALRMGDFDGDSMNLATFPKKFGNSSFLIDSIPVAEFQGRPLADHPSVKNGRPPGALTIPREMLDASIVAEAISVISCWYEEKTEWGIRVGWIYGSVTEDVVTGYRMHNRGWKSVYCVTQRDAFRGTAPINLTDRLHQVLRWATGSVEIFFSRNNALFASSKMKVLQRIAYLNVGIYPFTSIFLIVYCFLPALSLFSGQFIVQTLNVTFLTYLLIITITLCLLAMLEIKWSGIALEEWWRNEQFWLIGGTSAHLAAVLQGLLKVIAGIEISFTLTSKQVGDDVEDEFAELYIVKWTSLMIPPLTIIMINLVAIAVGFSRTIYSTIPQWSKLLGGVFFSFWVLAHLYPFAKGLMGRRGRTPTIVYVWSGLVSITISLLWIAIKPPSQAANSQFGGSFSFP; this is encoded by the exons ATGGCGTCCAAGGGGATCCTCAAGAACAGCGGCTCCAGCCGCATGCCGCCGTCGCAGAGCGCCGGCAAGCCGCCCACCGCGCCCACGTCGGCGCCCACGGTCGTCTTCGGCCGCCGGACCGACTCTGGCCGCTTCATCAGCTACTCGCGCGACGACCTCGACTCGGAGATCAGCAGCGTCGACTTCCAGGACTACCACGTCCACATCCCCATGACGCCCGACAACCAGCCCATGGACGAcgacgatggcggcggcggcggcacggccAGGGCCGAGGAGCGCTACGTCTCCGGCTCGCTCTTCACCGGCGGCTTCAACAGCGTCACCCGCGCGCACGTCATGGACAACAAGACCGACGACGAcgcagccgccgccggcgggcgCCGCGGCAAGGGACCCAGCGCGTGCATGGTCGAGGGGTGCGACGCCAGGGCCATGCGCGACGCCCGCGGCGACGACGTCCTCCCCTGCGAGTGCGACTTCAGGATCTGCGTCGACTGCTTCACCGACGCCGTcaaggccggcggcggcgcctgccCCGGGTGCAAGGAGCCTTACAAGAACACCGAGTGGGAGGACCTTGCCGCCGGTGGCGCGGCCGAGACCACGCGGGCGCTCTCGCTGCCCCGCGGGCCTGCGGGCGCCAATGGCCACCACAAGATGGACAGGCGCCTGTCGTTGGTCAAGCAGACCAACGTCAACCAGTCCGGCGAGTTCGATCATAACCGCTGGCTCTTCGAGACAAAGGGCACCTATGGCTATGGCAATGCCATCTGGCCCCAGGATGGCACAGAAGACGACACCGATGGCGGCGCCCCAGCTGGACCTGGGCACCCCAAGGAGCTCTTGACCAAACCGTGGCGCCCGCTGACCCGCAAGCTCAGGATTCCAGCTGCCGTCATCAGTCCTTACAG ACTCCTCGTCCTGATCCGATTGGTCGCACTGGCCTTCTTCCTCATGTGGCGTATCAAGCACCAAAATGAGGACGCCATCTGGCTCTGGGGAATGTCAATTGTCTGCGAGCTCTGGTTTGCTTTCTCATGGGTACTGGACCAGCTTCCAAAGCTGTGCCCCATCAACCGTGCAACAGACCTCTCCGTGCTCAAGGAGAAGTTTGAGATGCCCACACCTAACAATCCAACAGGCAAATCCGATCTCCCTGGAATTGACATATTTGTGTCAACTGCTGATCCGGAGAAGGAACCAGTCCTGGTCACTGCAAACACAATTCTCTCCATTCTCGCGGCTGACTACCCTGTTGAGAAGCTTGCGTGTTATCTGTCAGATGATGGAGGGGCACTGCTCACCTTCGAAGCAATGGCTGAAGCAGCGAGCTTTGCCAATCTTTGGGTGCCATTCTGCAGGAAGCATGACATTGAACCCAGGAACCCTGACAGCTACTTCAACCTCAAGAGAGATCCCTTCAAGAACAAGGTGAAGCCAGACTTTGTCAAGGACAGAAGACGCATTAAGCGTGAATATGATGAGTTCAAGGTCCGTGTTAATGGCTTGCCAGATGCCATCCGCCGCCGCTCTGATGCATACCATGCTCGTGAAGAGATCCAGGCAATGAATCTTCAGAGGGAAAAATTGAAGGGTGGCGGTGACGAACCGTTTGAGCCAGTGAAGATTCCCAAGGCAACATGGATGGCTGATGGCACTCACTGGCCCGGTACCTGGCTCCAGCCTTCACAGGATCATGCTCGAGGTGATCATGCAGGAATTATACAG GTTATGCTGAAACCACCAAGTGACATGCCGATGTACGGGAACATCAATGAAAAGACACCTCTTGACTTTGCAGGAGTGGATACACGGCTTCCAATGCTGGTGTATGTATCAAGAGAGAAGCGCCCAGGATATGATCATAATAAGAAAGCAGGTGCTATGAATGCATTAGTCCGTGCATCAGCAATCATGTCCAATGGTCCATTCATTCTTAATCTGGATTGTGATCACTATATCTACAACTCAAAGGCCTTAAGGGAGGGCATGTGTTTCATGATGGACCGTGGTGGTGACCGCCTCTGCTATGTGCAGTTCCCACAGCGATTTGAAGGTATCGACCCTTCTGATCGTTATGCCAATCACAATACAGTTTTCTTCGATGTCAACATGCGCGCACTTGATGGTCTTCAAGGACCAGTGTACGTTGGTACTGGATGCCTCTTCCGTCGAATTGCCCTTTATGGCTTTGACCCACCCCGTTCCAAGGATCACAGCCCAGGATTCTGTAGTTGCTGTCTCCCACGCCGCCGTAAGGCATCAGCTTCCAATGCTAACCCTGAGGAGACAATGGCTCTTCGCATGGGTGATTTTGATGGAGACAGCATGAACCTTGCAACATTCCCAAAGAAGTTTGGAAACTCAAGCTTTCTGATTGACTCCATTCCAGTAGCAGAGTTCCAGGGTAGACCCTTGGCTGACCATCCATCTGTGAAGAATGGGCGTCCACCTGGTGCTCTAACAATCCCTCGTGAAATGCTAGATGCATCCATCGTAGCAGAAGCAATCAGTGTGATCTCATGTTGGTATGAGGAGAAGACAGAATGGGGTATACGGGTGGGGTGGATCTATGGGTCTGTCACTGAGGATGTTGTGACAGGGTATCGCATGCACAATCGTGGGTGGAAGTCAGTATACTGTGTCACACAGCGTGATGCCTTCCGTGGCACTGCTCCTATCAACCTTACCGATCGGCTTCACCAGGTGCTTCGATGGGCCACTGGTTCGGTTGAAATCTTCTTCTCCCGCAACAATGCATTGTTTGCCAGCTCCAAGATGAAG GTGCTCCAAAGGATTGCATACCTTAATGTTGGTATCTATCCCTTCACATCCATCTTCCTCATTGTCTACTGTTTCCTTCCAGCACTCTCCCTCTTCTCAGGACAGTTCATTGTGCAAACGCTCAACGTTACCTTCCTGACATACCTACTTATCATCACCATCACTCTTTGCCTCTTGGCCATGTTGGAGATCAAGTGGTCTGGCATTGCTCTTGAGGAGTGGTGGCGAAATGAACAATTCTGGCTCATTGGTGGAACTAGTGCCCACCTGGCTGCTGTGCTGCAGGGTCTTCTAAAAGTGATTGCAGGGATTGAGATCTCGTTTACACTCACTTCAAAACAAGTGGGTGATGATGTAGAGGATGAATTTGCAGAACTGTACATAGTGAAATGGACATCATTAATGATACCACCGCTCACCATCATCATGATCAACCTTGTTGCCATTGCTGTTGGATTCAGCCGGACGATTTACAGCACAATTCCACAATGGAGCAAGCTGCTTGGGGGAGTGTTTTTCAGCTTCTGGGTGCTTGCTCATTTGTATCCATTTGCAAAGGGGCTCATGGGAAGGAGAGGAAGGACACCCACTATTGTGTATGTCTGGTCTGGACTCGTTTCCATCACCATCTCATTGCTCTGGATTGCAATCAAGCCTCCATCACAAGCTGCCAACTCGCAATTCGGTGGGTCATTTTCTTTCCCTTGA